A section of the Flavobacterium ardleyense genome encodes:
- the egtD gene encoding L-histidine N(alpha)-methyltransferase, whose product MIEKTFTKDILKGLSATPKYLQSKYFYDTKGDLLFQRIMQSEEYYLTDADMEIFEEQSDTISNVLSEQSDYFDVVELGAGDATKSTHLLKALVRAKKDFNYYPIDISENIIEQLETEIPKRVPSVTVIGLAGEYLPMLEELNRMTSKKKVVLFLGSSIGNFESKSASLFLNALNNHLNKGDRLLIGFDLKKNPHQILAAYNDKEGITRDFNLNLLQRINDTANGDFDLDSFEHYPTYDPLTGTCKSYLISKIKQQVSVDGQPINFENNEPIYMEMSQKYSESDIEQLARDAGFETEHLFYDSNKWYCNALWKKI is encoded by the coding sequence ATGATAGAAAAGACATTTACCAAAGACATTCTCAAAGGGCTATCTGCAACCCCAAAATACTTGCAGTCAAAATATTTTTACGATACAAAAGGCGATCTTCTATTTCAGCGTATTATGCAATCGGAAGAATATTATCTTACTGATGCTGATATGGAAATCTTCGAAGAGCAGTCAGATACAATTTCGAATGTACTTTCAGAACAATCAGATTACTTTGATGTCGTCGAGCTTGGTGCGGGAGATGCTACAAAATCCACTCATTTATTAAAAGCTTTAGTACGAGCTAAAAAAGACTTTAACTACTACCCAATCGATATTTCCGAAAATATTATTGAACAGCTAGAAACAGAAATTCCCAAAAGGGTTCCTTCGGTTACCGTAATTGGCTTAGCTGGAGAATATTTGCCGATGTTGGAAGAACTTAACCGAATGACTAGCAAGAAGAAAGTTGTTTTGTTTCTAGGTTCGAGCATTGGAAATTTTGAAAGCAAAAGTGCTTCGTTGTTTTTAAATGCATTAAATAATCATCTAAATAAAGGAGATAGACTATTGATTGGTTTTGATTTAAAAAAGAATCCACATCAAATTCTTGCTGCTTACAATGATAAAGAAGGAATAACTAGAGACTTTAATTTAAATCTATTACAGCGGATTAATGATACCGCAAATGGTGATTTCGATTTAGATTCATTCGAACATTATCCAACTTACGATCCTTTAACGGGAACTTGTAAGTCATATTTAATTAGTAAAATTAAACAACAAGTTTCTGTAGATGGTCAGCCAATTAATTTCGAAAATAATGAGCCTATTTATATGGAAATGTCTCAGAAGTATTCAGAAAGCGATATAGAACAACTTGCTCGAGATGCAGGTTTTGAAACTGAGCATCTGTTCTACGATTCGAACAAATGGTATTGTAATGCCCTTTGGAAAAAGATATAA
- a CDS encoding class I SAM-dependent methyltransferase produces MITENKAHWEKVYQTKSADQVSWTQEYPRLAIDYLEELNLPKDAAIIDIGGGEAAFAEAAMDLGYTNISVLDISEAALAKAKERLGTRAENIKWIATDIINFETTVKYDFWYDRAVFHFLTDEKHIDKYIEIATKSLVENGNFLLGTFSEIGPFKCSGLEITQYSETSMKETFAKNFVAEKCFTQEHKTPFDSIQNFQFCGFKKIK; encoded by the coding sequence ATGATAACAGAAAATAAAGCCCACTGGGAAAAAGTCTATCAGACCAAATCTGCTGATCAGGTGAGTTGGACTCAAGAATATCCACGACTGGCAATTGATTATCTAGAAGAATTGAATCTACCAAAGGATGCAGCAATCATTGACATAGGTGGTGGAGAAGCAGCATTTGCTGAAGCTGCGATGGATTTAGGGTATACCAATATTTCGGTTTTAGATATTTCTGAAGCTGCTTTGGCAAAAGCCAAAGAGAGACTCGGTACAAGAGCTGAAAACATCAAGTGGATAGCAACTGATATCATTAATTTTGAAACTACAGTAAAATATGACTTCTGGTATGATCGAGCAGTGTTTCATTTTTTGACCGATGAAAAACATATTGATAAGTACATAGAAATCGCTACAAAATCTCTAGTGGAAAATGGCAACTTTCTATTAGGAACATTTTCTGAAATTGGACCTTTTAAATGTAGTGGTTTGGAAATTACCCAATATTCAGAAACTTCCATGAAAGAAACTTTTGCCAAAAATTTCGTGGCAGAAAAATGTTTTACCCAAGAACATAAAACCCCATTTGATAGTATTCAGAATTTTCAATTTTGTGGATTTAAAAAAATTAAATAG
- a CDS encoding APC family permease, with amino-acid sequence MKKISAKLNQLQATAICGNDISSSCLYVSALTIGYAGQFAWISLLIVAFVLFLFRKIYGEVVGALPLNGGAYNVLLNTSSKRTASIAAVLTVLSYMATAVLSASEAMHYLSIIIPGINIILSTVVVLIIFTTLAIIGIGESAFVAVIIFLVHLVSLSILVIAAFIFVGMNGLTTFHLNWDVPLTYESIAYTLFLGFSAAMLGISGFESSANFVEEQQPGVFRKTLRNMWAIVSFFNPLIAILIIAIIPIAELGEHKESLLAFVGKTTGGDWLAWLISVDAVLVLSGAVLTSFVGVSGLLKRMTLDRILPNYFLKANKNGSKYRIIISFFILCTSVLFATGGHMESLAGVYTFSFLAVMALFGIGNLLLKFKRQKLPRPERARGISVVVAIAFVVAAFIGNIELNESAFATFIKYLIPALIAVFVMLNRSVLIRFGLAVIDYFYQPVRKFAVLGNRYLHRMNQKVNSQEFVFFTKGDDVAILNKVMQYVQNNESTKNLKIVNVKKPTDSNEALKVDLEVLDRAYPDIHIEFIEIEGFFGPDLIAELSEKWDIPKNFMFIGSPGDRFSYRVSDLGGVRLIM; translated from the coding sequence ATGAAAAAAATTTCTGCCAAGCTTAATCAATTACAAGCAACCGCAATTTGCGGAAATGATATTAGCTCATCCTGCCTGTACGTATCGGCATTAACTATTGGATACGCGGGTCAATTTGCATGGATTTCATTACTGATAGTAGCATTTGTACTATTCTTATTCAGAAAAATTTATGGAGAAGTTGTAGGTGCTTTGCCTCTTAATGGTGGCGCCTACAATGTGCTTCTTAATACCTCTAGCAAACGCACAGCCTCAATTGCAGCGGTGCTTACTGTTTTATCCTATATGGCTACGGCAGTACTTTCGGCTTCAGAAGCCATGCACTATCTGTCTATAATAATTCCTGGAATTAATATAATCCTTTCAACCGTTGTAGTCCTAATTATTTTTACTACTCTCGCAATAATAGGAATTGGTGAATCGGCATTTGTTGCAGTTATCATTTTTCTTGTACACTTAGTATCACTTAGCATACTTGTTATAGCGGCATTTATCTTTGTAGGGATGAACGGACTGACAACTTTTCACCTCAATTGGGATGTACCACTCACGTACGAAAGTATAGCTTACACATTATTTCTTGGCTTTTCAGCAGCAATGCTTGGTATCTCAGGTTTTGAAAGTTCGGCAAATTTTGTCGAAGAACAGCAGCCGGGAGTATTTAGAAAAACGCTCCGCAATATGTGGGCAATCGTTAGTTTTTTCAATCCATTAATTGCGATTTTGATTATTGCGATTATTCCAATTGCCGAGCTTGGAGAACATAAAGAATCCCTTCTAGCATTTGTCGGTAAAACCACAGGTGGAGATTGGCTGGCTTGGTTAATATCTGTTGATGCAGTATTGGTTTTGAGCGGTGCCGTGTTAACTTCCTTTGTAGGAGTTTCAGGACTGTTAAAAAGGATGACCCTCGACAGAATTCTTCCAAACTATTTTTTGAAAGCCAATAAAAATGGGTCTAAATACCGCATTATTATTAGCTTTTTTATTCTTTGCACTTCGGTACTTTTTGCCACAGGCGGCCACATGGAATCTTTAGCGGGTGTTTATACCTTTTCATTTCTGGCGGTAATGGCGCTATTTGGGATAGGAAATCTGCTTTTAAAATTTAAACGTCAAAAATTACCAAGGCCAGAGCGAGCGCGAGGTATTTCGGTGGTAGTAGCCATCGCATTTGTGGTAGCTGCCTTTATTGGCAATATCGAACTGAATGAAAGTGCCTTTGCAACATTTATAAAATATCTTATTCCGGCCTTGATAGCCGTATTTGTAATGCTCAATAGATCTGTATTGATTCGATTTGGCCTGGCAGTTATTGATTATTTCTACCAACCAGTGCGTAAATTTGCGGTTTTAGGCAACAGATATCTTCACCGGATGAATCAAAAAGTAAACTCTCAGGAATTTGTGTTTTTCACAAAAGGTGACGATGTTGCAATTTTAAATAAAGTTATGCAGTATGTACAAAATAATGAATCTACCAAGAATCTGAAAATTGTAAATGTGAAGAAACCCACTGATTCCAACGAAGCACTCAAGGTAGATTTAGAAGTACTTGATCGCGCTTACCCTGATATTCACATCGAATTTATTGAAATTGAAGGTTTCTTTGGACCTGACTTGATTGCAGAACTTTCAGAAAAGTGGGATATTCCTAAGAATTTTATGTTTATCGGGTCTCCGGGAGATCGTTTTTCTTATAGAGTTTCAGACTTGGGCGGTGTGCGACTTATAATGTAA
- a CDS encoding heavy metal translocating P-type ATPase — MAKSTNKPAKKCCSIDEEIHKPAVNISDDDHGHSDDDGHGHSHDLGDQSKVQLFAPAVISFLLLMIGISLDYYFKPEWFTDNLRLIFYIIAYMPVGLPVLKEAVTSIKQGDVFSEFFLMGIATIGAFAIGEYPEGVAVMLFYAIGEIFQTLAVTRAKTNIKKLLDQRPDEATIIVDGNQLLKKAKDIAIGEVVQLKSGEKLAIDGILLSETASFNTAALTGESTPTTFKKGEMVLAGMINSQTVSLIESTTAFEDTKLSRILQMVQEASSKKAPTELFIRKFAKIYTPIVVFLALAICLLPYFFVDEYIFRDWLYRALIFLVISCPCALVISIPLGYFGGIGAASRNGILFKGSVFLDVMASIGLVVTDKTGTMTEGVFKVQNIESVGISEEDLIKYTAAIEHKSTHPIGAAIIEYAKGSETNVEVSEVEEIAGHGLIGRVDGRNIAVGNTKLLDKLNISYDKQIGESAFTIIAVAIDNKYAGHVLIADQIKTDAALTVAELKKLGVRTVMLSGDKDAVVQAVAKELKIEESYGDLLPEHKVEKMEGLKSPNLKIAFVGDGVNDAPVVALADAGIAMGGLGSDATIETADIVIQNDQPYKIVTAIKIGKKTKQIVWQNISMAFLVKAVVLILGAGGLATMWEAVFADVGVALLAILNAMRIQNSKF; from the coding sequence ATGGCAAAAAGTACAAATAAACCTGCTAAAAAGTGCTGTAGCATTGATGAAGAAATTCACAAGCCTGCAGTAAACATAAGTGACGATGATCATGGACATTCAGATGATGACGGTCATGGACACAGTCATGATCTTGGCGATCAGTCCAAAGTGCAATTGTTTGCTCCGGCAGTAATCAGCTTTTTACTTTTAATGATAGGAATTTCGCTTGATTATTATTTTAAACCCGAATGGTTTACTGATAATTTAAGATTGATTTTTTATATTATTGCTTATATGCCGGTTGGTTTACCAGTTTTGAAAGAAGCTGTAACGAGCATTAAGCAAGGTGATGTATTTTCGGAGTTTTTCTTGATGGGAATTGCCACAATTGGAGCTTTTGCTATTGGCGAATATCCAGAGGGAGTAGCAGTGATGCTGTTTTATGCAATTGGCGAAATTTTTCAAACTCTCGCAGTTACAAGGGCGAAGACAAACATTAAAAAATTGCTTGATCAACGGCCTGACGAAGCCACTATAATTGTTGATGGTAATCAGCTATTGAAAAAAGCAAAAGACATTGCCATCGGCGAAGTGGTTCAGTTAAAATCTGGAGAGAAACTGGCAATTGATGGAATTTTGTTATCAGAGACAGCAAGTTTTAATACCGCAGCGTTAACCGGTGAGAGTACACCAACAACATTTAAGAAGGGTGAAATGGTTTTGGCGGGAATGATTAATTCGCAAACCGTAAGTTTGATCGAGTCAACCACAGCTTTTGAAGACACAAAGCTTTCGCGAATATTGCAAATGGTGCAAGAAGCATCTTCGAAGAAGGCGCCTACGGAATTATTTATCCGAAAGTTTGCGAAAATCTATACGCCAATCGTCGTATTTTTAGCTTTAGCGATCTGCCTGCTACCATACTTTTTTGTCGACGAATATATATTTAGAGATTGGTTGTATCGCGCATTAATATTTCTAGTAATTTCTTGCCCTTGTGCCTTAGTAATTTCCATCCCACTTGGATATTTTGGCGGAATTGGCGCTGCAAGTAGAAATGGAATACTATTTAAAGGCTCGGTATTTTTGGATGTGATGGCTTCAATTGGTTTGGTTGTCACTGACAAAACGGGCACAATGACCGAAGGGGTTTTTAAAGTGCAGAATATTGAAAGTGTTGGCATATCCGAAGAAGATTTAATTAAATATACTGCAGCAATCGAACATAAGTCGACGCATCCTATTGGTGCAGCGATTATTGAGTATGCAAAGGGATCTGAAACAAATGTAGAAGTATCTGAAGTGGAAGAAATTGCCGGCCACGGATTAATCGGCAGAGTTGATGGTCGAAATATCGCGGTTGGAAATACCAAATTACTTGATAAACTAAATATTTCGTACGACAAACAAATTGGTGAGTCAGCATTTACGATTATCGCGGTTGCAATTGATAACAAATACGCTGGCCATGTACTAATTGCCGATCAAATAAAAACTGACGCGGCATTGACGGTTGCCGAACTAAAGAAATTGGGAGTTCGGACTGTAATGCTGTCTGGCGATAAAGATGCGGTGGTTCAGGCTGTTGCCAAAGAATTGAAAATCGAAGAATCCTACGGCGATTTGCTTCCAGAACATAAAGTTGAGAAAATGGAAGGCTTAAAAAGTCCTAATCTCAAAATTGCCTTTGTGGGCGATGGTGTCAATGATGCTCCAGTTGTTGCACTTGCCGATGCTGGAATTGCCATGGGCGGACTGGGAAGTGACGCTACCATTGAAACTGCTGATATTGTAATTCAGAATGATCAGCCCTATAAAATTGTAACTGCAATAAAAATTGGAAAGAAAACCAAACAGATAGTTTGGCAAAATATTTCAATGGCTTTTCTAGTAAAAGCGGTGGTTTTGATCCTTGGCGCGGGTGGACTCGCTACGATGTGGGAAGCAGTATTTGCCGACGTCGGCGTAGCTTTATTAGCAATTTTGAATGCAATGAGGATTCAGAATTCGAAATTCTAA
- the miaE gene encoding tRNA-(ms[2]io[6]A)-hydroxylase, which produces MSVLRLQLPTDPRWVNIVEKNIEDILTDHAWCEQKAATNAITIITINSEFPDLVTDMLALAKEEIEHFQMVHEIILKRGLTLGRECKDEYVGELAKYMKQSNTGSRVSGLVERLLFSAMIEARSCERFKVLSENINDPELSVFYRELMESEASHYTTFITYARKYGTGIDVEKRWREWLEFEASIISKYGKSQSVHG; this is translated from the coding sequence ATGTCTGTATTAAGATTACAACTCCCAACCGACCCGCGATGGGTTAATATAGTAGAAAAAAATATCGAAGATATTCTTACGGATCACGCTTGGTGCGAGCAAAAAGCTGCAACAAACGCGATTACAATTATTACAATCAATTCAGAATTTCCTGATTTAGTTACAGATATGCTTGCACTTGCAAAAGAAGAAATTGAGCATTTCCAAATGGTTCACGAAATTATCTTAAAACGTGGACTTACTTTAGGTCGCGAATGTAAAGACGAATACGTGGGAGAATTGGCCAAATATATGAAGCAAAGCAATACCGGAAGCAGAGTGTCTGGTTTAGTTGAAAGATTGCTATTTTCGGCAATGATCGAAGCTAGAAGTTGCGAGCGTTTTAAGGTTCTTTCAGAAAATATCAATGATCCAGAACTTTCTGTATTTTATAGAGAACTAATGGAAAGCGAGGCCTCCCATTACACGACTTTCATAACCTACGCGCGTAAATACGGGACAGGAATTGATGTTGAGAAACGTTGGAGAGAATGGTTGGAATTTGAAGCTTCGATTATTTCTAAATACGGAAAAAGTCAATCAGTTCACGGTTAA
- a CDS encoding pentapeptide repeat-containing protein, with amino-acid sequence MSITISAYHESKTFDGIIYENSDLHFSEFESCTFSNCNFCEATFLAVVFIDCTFINCNFESAKINYVSLRTVHFIDCNLSSINFAMVDQFIFEVHFTDCLLDFSKFYSLKLKNTVFTNCSMIAMDFMNADMTKVNFDGCDLYQAVFDKTNLNQADFRTSRNYSFNPAKNKVKKAIFSKDGLAGLLKSHDIVVV; translated from the coding sequence ATGTCTATTACAATCTCTGCCTATCACGAATCAAAAACTTTTGATGGTATCATTTACGAAAATTCGGACTTGCACTTTTCCGAATTTGAATCTTGTACATTTAGTAACTGTAATTTTTGTGAAGCTACTTTTCTCGCGGTTGTATTTATCGATTGCACCTTTATAAATTGCAACTTCGAATCTGCAAAGATTAATTACGTTTCACTCCGAACTGTTCATTTTATCGATTGCAATTTGAGTAGTATTAACTTTGCAATGGTAGATCAATTTATTTTCGAAGTTCATTTTACTGATTGCCTCCTGGATTTCTCAAAATTCTACTCTTTAAAACTTAAGAATACTGTTTTTACCAATTGCAGTATGATTGCGATGGATTTTATGAATGCAGACATGACAAAGGTGAATTTTGACGGATGCGATTTGTACCAAGCTGTTTTTGACAAAACAAACCTTAATCAAGCAGATTTTCGAACTAGTAGAAATTATAGCTTCAACCCTGCCAAAAACAAAGTAAAAAAAGCAATTTTCTCCAAGGATGGACTAGCGGGATTATTGAAATCACACGATATCGTGGTAGTTTAG
- a CDS encoding GNAT family N-acetyltransferase, with protein MVEFKQATEDDISQIQDIATKTWPVAYGQILSAAQIEYMLDLFYSAAALKKSMESQDYIFAINDGVIVGFCGIEHNFGSVPTTRIHKLYILPEAQGLSVGRKFIDYITEIALERFSIKLSLNVNKFNSAFNFYEKIGFKTVKKEIIDIGNNYIMDDFVMEKDI; from the coding sequence ATGGTTGAATTTAAACAAGCTACCGAGGATGACATTAGTCAAATTCAGGATATAGCAACCAAAACTTGGCCGGTTGCTTATGGCCAAATATTGTCGGCGGCGCAAATAGAATACATGCTTGATTTATTCTATAGCGCCGCGGCATTGAAGAAAAGCATGGAGTCGCAAGATTATATTTTTGCAATTAATGATGGCGTTATTGTCGGTTTTTGTGGAATTGAGCACAACTTCGGCTCCGTTCCTACTACGCGCATACACAAGCTTTACATTTTGCCTGAAGCGCAAGGATTGAGTGTTGGTAGAAAATTCATAGACTACATTACAGAAATTGCTTTAGAGAGATTTTCTATAAAGCTTTCGCTAAATGTAAATAAATTTAATTCAGCATTTAATTTCTATGAGAAAATTGGATTTAAAACCGTTAAAAAGGAAATTATCGATATCGGAAATAACTATATAATGGACGATTTTGTAATGGAAAAAGATATCTAA
- a CDS encoding efflux RND transporter periplasmic adaptor subunit, whose product MRNNKSIYITIIIIGILVLVGYLIVRNNSSEDDHDHEMVENKVDEISTVTYKEVALNEAQFNAAKILLGTFSSKNLSDVIHANGYTKLPPQNQADVSVFANAIVKQISIIEGQKVQKGQTVAILESPEFAKLQEAYLTSRSNLEFLKLEFKRQESLNDEEINSRKIFQKSKAEYDIEVSRNQSLLRQLQLLNINPNASISSTVAVKAPISGYITEIFIKIGSTVEPGKSLMNIVDNSQLHLDLLVYEKDLNKVKPGQTVRFMLTNQGNEEIKGKIFNVGKAFESDTKSVAVHADISNEGQKLIPGMYVNALIDIEANKTDALPLEAVVKAEGREFIFILEEIVPERKAEDGNAIKEKEFHFLRIEVKSGTSQLGFVHVDLLQSIPKDAQIVLSGAYYLQSHLIKNDGGGGHAH is encoded by the coding sequence ATGCGAAATAATAAATCCATATATATAACCATAATTATCATAGGAATTCTAGTTTTAGTAGGCTATCTGATTGTTAGAAATAATTCGTCCGAAGATGATCACGATCACGAAATGGTCGAAAATAAAGTGGATGAAATATCTACAGTTACTTACAAAGAAGTTGCACTGAATGAAGCTCAGTTTAACGCTGCGAAAATCTTACTTGGAACATTTTCATCAAAGAATTTGAGCGATGTAATACACGCAAATGGTTATACCAAATTACCACCGCAAAATCAGGCAGATGTTTCGGTTTTTGCAAATGCTATCGTAAAGCAGATTTCGATTATTGAAGGACAGAAAGTTCAGAAAGGACAAACGGTGGCAATTTTAGAAAGTCCAGAATTTGCTAAACTTCAAGAAGCATATTTAACTTCAAGAAGTAATTTGGAGTTTTTGAAACTAGAATTTAAACGACAAGAATCGCTGAACGATGAGGAGATAAATTCAAGAAAAATATTTCAGAAATCAAAAGCTGAATATGATATCGAGGTTTCTAGAAATCAATCATTATTACGTCAATTACAGCTTTTAAACATTAATCCAAATGCTTCAATTTCAAGTACGGTTGCAGTAAAAGCACCAATTAGCGGTTATATAACAGAAATTTTTATCAAAATTGGATCGACCGTAGAACCTGGAAAATCGCTGATGAATATCGTTGACAATTCTCAACTTCATCTGGATTTATTGGTTTACGAAAAAGATTTGAATAAAGTAAAGCCTGGCCAAACAGTGCGTTTTATGCTCACCAATCAGGGCAATGAAGAGATTAAAGGGAAGATCTTTAATGTCGGAAAGGCCTTTGAAAGCGACACCAAATCGGTTGCGGTACACGCCGATATTTCGAATGAAGGTCAGAAATTAATTCCTGGAATGTATGTAAATGCGCTGATTGATATTGAAGCAAATAAAACAGATGCTCTTCCGCTTGAGGCAGTTGTAAAGGCAGAAGGAAGAGAGTTTATTTTTATTTTAGAAGAGATAGTTCCCGAAAGAAAGGCAGAAGATGGAAATGCTATAAAAGAAAAGGAATTTCATTTTCTAAGAATTGAAGTAAAATCAGGAACTTCGCAATTGGGATTTGTTCACGTAGATCTTTTACAATCAATTCCTAAAGACGCACAAATCGTTCTGTCCGGCGCTTATTACCTTCAAAGTCATTTAATTAAAAACGACGGAGGCGGCGGACACGCACATTAA
- the egtB gene encoding ergothioneine biosynthesis protein EgtB: MEIDTRSNHNIFYKGHRNMLDNFLHIRKRTEDICAPLEIEDYVVQNIADVSPPKWHLGHTSWFFESMILVPYLKDYEVFDPNFNFVFNSYYESIGARVIRTDRGNLSRPTVEQVYKYRAYVDAAMRKYLENSLPEELLPLFLLGLNHEQQHQELLLTDIKFILGNNPLLPSYSDTQIEKATEILQESFLTFREGVYEIGHQGKDFCFDNELNRHKVYINHFEISENLVSNKEYLEFMTSGGYDNFRLWHADGWEWKKQRDAKAPLYWHFIDNEWKNYTLNGLAQIKMNQPVTHINMYEAYAYANWKKMRLPTEAEWEVASQNLNWGERWEWTQSAYLPYPGFQMAEDATGEYNGKFMVNQMILRGASIATPDGHRRHTYRNFFQPHLQWQFTGIRLVK; this comes from the coding sequence ATGGAAATCGATACTAGAAGCAACCACAATATTTTTTATAAAGGGCATAGAAATATGCTTGATAATTTTCTACATATTAGAAAGCGCACAGAGGATATTTGTGCTCCTTTGGAAATTGAGGATTATGTTGTGCAAAATATTGCAGATGTTAGCCCACCGAAATGGCATTTAGGTCATACATCTTGGTTTTTTGAATCGATGATTTTAGTTCCGTACCTAAAAGATTACGAGGTATTTGATCCTAATTTTAATTTTGTTTTTAATAGTTACTACGAGAGCATTGGCGCACGTGTTATTCGGACCGATCGCGGAAATCTCAGCAGGCCAACGGTTGAGCAAGTTTATAAATATCGAGCTTACGTGGATGCAGCAATGCGAAAATATCTTGAAAATTCATTACCCGAAGAATTGTTACCGCTATTTTTGCTAGGATTAAATCACGAACAACAGCATCAGGAATTATTGCTTACCGATATAAAGTTTATCTTGGGCAACAATCCTCTACTTCCATCCTACTCTGATACTCAAATTGAGAAAGCAACCGAAATATTGCAAGAGTCTTTTTTGACTTTTCGCGAAGGCGTTTACGAAATAGGACATCAGGGAAAAGACTTCTGTTTTGACAACGAATTAAATCGACACAAGGTCTACATCAACCATTTTGAAATCAGCGAAAACCTAGTTTCAAATAAAGAATATTTAGAATTTATGACTTCTGGCGGATATGATAATTTCCGATTATGGCACGCGGACGGTTGGGAATGGAAGAAGCAGCGAGATGCCAAAGCGCCGTTGTATTGGCATTTCATTGATAATGAGTGGAAAAATTATACTTTAAATGGTTTAGCTCAAATAAAAATGAATCAACCGGTTACACATATTAATATGTATGAGGCCTACGCTTACGCGAATTGGAAAAAAATGCGATTGCCCACAGAAGCCGAATGGGAAGTGGCGTCACAGAATTTGAATTGGGGCGAAAGATGGGAATGGACACAAAGTGCTTACTTACCTTACCCCGGATTTCAAATGGCCGAAGACGCAACCGGTGAGTACAATGGAAAGTTTATGGTTAATCAAATGATTTTGCGCGGAGCTTCAATTGCAACTCCTGACGGGCACCGCAGGCATACATACAGAAATTTTTTTCAGCCACATTTGCAATGGCAATTTACCGGAATTAGACTCGTAAAATAA
- the nhaA gene encoding Na+/H+ antiporter NhaA, with amino-acid sequence MKTKLINLKAFKNFFQKSSSSGIILLFCVVISLLLANSPLSKDFSNLLQTELGFEVSGIMLRYPIILWVNDGLMAIFFLLVGLEIKREVVEGELSSFKQASLPVLAAIGGVAVPALIYHAFNHADVTTVHGWGVPMATDIAFALGILSLLGDKVPTGLKIFLAALAIVDDLIAIMVIAIFYSGDLEWMYLGFAAGIFALQMIFNRLGLLNILWYVIPGLFMWYFIHHSGIHATIAGVLTAITLPTNATDRESPLEKLEHFLSTPVNFVVMPIFAIANTNITFQGGMVEGLATNMGLGIVLGLFVGKPIGIVLMSWLSVKLKLGQLPEGADWFHILGLGFLAGIGFTMSIFIALLSYKLESYQIEAKFAILIGSVLSGLMGYMLLSFYNKKQSRKAAAVK; translated from the coding sequence ATGAAAACAAAATTAATCAATCTGAAGGCTTTTAAGAATTTCTTTCAAAAGTCATCTTCAAGTGGAATAATTCTTCTTTTTTGTGTAGTTATTTCACTATTGCTAGCCAATTCTCCATTATCAAAAGACTTCTCCAATTTACTGCAAACCGAATTAGGTTTTGAAGTGTCGGGAATTATGTTGCGTTACCCTATTATTTTATGGGTAAACGACGGATTAATGGCAATTTTCTTTTTATTAGTTGGTCTGGAAATTAAACGAGAAGTTGTAGAAGGTGAGCTATCATCTTTTAAGCAAGCCTCTTTGCCAGTTCTAGCTGCAATTGGTGGTGTTGCGGTTCCGGCCTTAATTTATCATGCCTTTAATCATGCAGATGTTACGACAGTGCACGGTTGGGGAGTGCCAATGGCTACTGATATTGCATTCGCGTTAGGTATTCTATCCTTATTAGGTGATAAGGTTCCAACTGGGCTCAAGATATTTCTTGCTGCTCTTGCCATTGTTGATGATTTGATCGCGATCATGGTAATTGCAATTTTCTATTCTGGAGATCTGGAGTGGATGTATTTAGGATTTGCCGCAGGAATATTCGCGTTACAAATGATCTTTAATAGACTTGGACTTTTAAATATCTTATGGTACGTTATTCCAGGTCTATTTATGTGGTATTTTATTCACCATTCTGGAATTCATGCTACGATTGCGGGAGTGCTTACTGCAATTACACTACCAACAAATGCTACAGACAGAGAGTCGCCTCTAGAAAAATTAGAGCACTTTTTGAGTACGCCTGTCAATTTTGTCGTGATGCCAATTTTTGCAATTGCAAATACAAATATTACTTTTCAGGGTGGTATGGTTGAGGGCTTAGCAACTAATATGGGATTGGGAATTGTTTTAGGACTTTTCGTTGGAAAACCAATCGGTATAGTGTTAATGTCATGGCTATCGGTAAAATTAAAATTAGGACAATTGCCAGAAGGTGCAGATTGGTTCCATATTCTAGGCTTAGGATTTTTGGCCGGAATTGGTTTTACAATGTCAATCTTTATTGCCCTTTTATCTTACAAATTGGAATCATATCAAATCGAAGCCAAATTTGCAATCTTAATTGGTTCTGTCCTTTCAGGTTTAATGGGGTATATGCTTTTAAGTTTTTACAATAAAAAACAATCAAGAAAAGCGGCTGCGGTAAAATAA